Within the Gordonia westfalica genome, the region TGGAGCATCTTGGTGAGCTCCTCGGCCGACATGTGCGCGTCCATGCCCTCGTACTTGTTGGGGATGACGATGTCGACGCCGTACGGGTGGTCGCCGATGTGCTCGTCGATCCAGTTCAACTCGATCTCGAGCTGCTCCGGCGTGAAGCCCACCGCGCCGAGCACTCCGTAGCCACCCGCCTTGCTGACCGCGACCACGACGTCACGGCAGTGGGTGAACGCGAAGATCGGGAACTCGATACCGAGCTCGTCGCAGATCGGGGTGTGCATAGGTGACTCCTCGCCAGGTCAGAATTAGAACGTGTTCTAATCTGGATACCAGGCTCTGCGACGCCGGACAAGCGTTCCGCGGAACGCTGGTCCCAGGACGCAGGGCCACCGACCGGCGAACCTCGACTCGACTCCCAGACCTCGATCGAGGTCTGTCGGTCGAGATGAGGTCGATCAGACGACACGAGTCGGCGAGAACTGTCGGACCCCTGCCCTATCGTGGCAGTTGTCAGGTGATCCTCCCGGTTCCGGTGAGGCACCTTCCGCCCCGACTCGGGGCGCACTCACCGAGCACGACACCCCGCGGACAACCGCGGCGGACGACGCTGCTCGAGAAAGGGGTTGACATGTCCGACAAGCCGCGCTTACCGACCTCGCCGAGAAGATCCCGAACATCGAACGCATTCGCCACGGCACCGACCTCTACGCCGTCCGATCGATCGATGCGCGGACTTTCGACCGGAGAGACCTGTTCCACGCCGTCTACGAGTGGTTCGATTTCCTCGACCGCGACCTGCCCGCAGCACTACCGCCGGTTCGTGAACCCGCACCGCCGACGCCGCGGCCTCGCGGACCGAAGCTCGTCAATCGGGCGCCGTCACTGCGACTTCGCTCCCCGTTCGACGACAGACCGGTAACGTCCCACCCACCCACGGAAGGCGCGAAATGACCAAGGGCACTGCAGCAAAAGGCAAGAAGCACAAGAAGGCCGGTAAGAAGAAGATCCTCTACGTCGACATGGACAACACGCTTGTCGACTTCAAATCCGGAATTCGCAAGCTGAGCGACGCCGAGCGCAGCAACTTCGAGGGCAGCCTCGACAATGTTCCGGGAATCTTCTCGCTGATGGACCCGATGCCCGGCGCGATCGAGGCCTATCGCACGCTGGCGAAACATTTCGACACCTACATCCTGTCGACTGCCCCTTGGGACAACCCGATGGCGTGGACCGAGAAGCTGCTCTGGGTGAAGATGCATTTCGGCCGGGACGAGAAGTCGCCGGCTTTCAAACGAGTCATCTTGTCGCACCACAAGAACCTCAATCGCGGAGACTTCATCATCGACGACCGGACGAAACGCGGCGTCAA harbors:
- a CDS encoding 5' nucleotidase, NT5C type; this translates as MTKGTAAKGKKHKKAGKKKILYVDMDNTLVDFKSGIRKLSDAERSNFEGSLDNVPGIFSLMDPMPGAIEAYRTLAKHFDTYILSTAPWDNPMAWTEKLLWVKMHFGRDEKSPAFKRVILSHHKNLNRGDFIIDDRTKRGVKKFKGTHIHFGQPGFETWDEVVAYMLKRA